The genomic DNA TCAAGCGCCAGGGAGCCTACTAGGCACCGACCATGCGCCTGGGCCGTCTGGTTCGTAATATCCTCACCCTGCTCCTGCTGGCGCTTCCCTGCGTCGTGCTGCTGCCACGCCTCAACGCGCCGATCGCCCTGCCCGAGAGTGCGCTTGACCAGCTCCTGACCGCACGCTACACCGCCGCGCACAACCGCCTTGGTACCCCTGTCCTGCGCCCGCTTGACGTGGCGCGCCTCACGTCGTTTGGGGACGGTGCCCTCCCGGACATGCGCCATGGGATGCTCTATACTGGCCTCTCAGCGGTTGCGATGAAGGTGCTCCACGAGACCCAGGGCGGCCAGGGCCAGCGTGCCGCGACTCTTCTCGGGATGGGGCTGCTCCTCACGGGAGGGCTCGTGACACTCTGGCTCTACCGGCGCTGGTTCCCGCAGCGAGACAACAAGCTGGCGGCGTTTTTCTATGTCTGGAGCGGCGGCGCGCTCCTGGCAGCCGTTCTCCCCGGTCCCGGCCTGCTCCTGGCGATCCTCGGGGGGCTTCTCTGCGCGGCCCTCGTCTCGCTCGATGTGACCAGTAGTAGTAGCCGCTCGTCGCTCTGGCTCGCCCTGGCAGCGGGAGCGCTCTGGGGGCTCTTATTTCTGTCGCTGTACTCCGCACTGCTGCTCTTGCCGTTTCTGCTCTGGCAGGTTGTGGTCACGACGCGGCGGGATATTCGCGCGGTGCTGGCGTTCGTCGTGGCGGCGGGAGTCGTGGCCGCGCCTCAGCTCCTGCGTGCCCAGAAGTTTGCGCACAACCCGCTCTACCACAGCCGCGGGATCGAGCTGATCATGCGCACGGAGTCCCACCCCGGAACCGCGCTCTACCATGCGGTCTCGCTCCCCCGTACGGTCAGCACCTACCTGACCCACGGTGGTTTTCTGGAGGTACTGTCCAAGTCCGCCAGCACACTGGTCGAGCTCTTGCCACGCTCGCTGGGGACAGTCGGGCTGTGCTTGTTGCTCTTTATCACCTCGGGGCTGATGCGCTTCACCGACCAGCGCCTCAACCGGCTCCGTCGCCTGCTGTTTTTGATGATTCCCGTGCACCTGATCGCCCTGAGCCTCTTCTTCCCCGCCGACGAGTGTGCGAGTGTTCTTTTGCTCTACGGGCCGGCGATTGCGGTGCTCGGGGCGGCGTTTCTGCAGACCACGATCCATGCCCGGCGGCTTCCTCGGCTCCATGCACGCGGGGTGCGGCTCGCCTGGACCGTCCTGTGCTGTGGCGCGGGGCTGGCCCAGCTTCTTGCCCTCCGCCCCGCCCCCGCCCCGATACGGCTCTACGCCTTTTTAGGCAATAGTGGCGCGTACTTGGACCGCCTCCAGACCAGCCACGACGGCGTCCTCGCTGCCGATGCGCCCGAGACCATGGCGCTGTACGCAGACGTGCCCGTCACGCTCTTGCCCACCAGCTCCACCGACTTTCAGGAAGTAGAAGCACGGCTCAATAAAGAGATTGTCGGCTTTAGCCTGACCCCAAACCTGCGCTGGGACCGCCCCGAGGACACCGCGCTCCAGGCCTGGGGCGATACCTACCGCCGCGTCTTGGGGCTCTTTGCACTGACCCAGCTCATGCCCAACAACGAGCGGGAGACCTTGCGCCAGTACGTCTCCTACCCCGACTCTCTGATCGCCTCGATCCGCAGCTTCCAGGTCACCCCGATCCAGGAGCCCCAGCAGGGCAACGACTACTCCGCCCTCTTCTGGGACATGGACTACATCCGCGCGATCCCACGCTGAGCCAGGACACGGGCGGCCATGGTGAGGCAGGCGACCGACTTCATGTCCAGGATGCGCCCGTCACTGATCGCGGCCAGGGCATCGTCGAGGGGTAGCGGGACGGTCTCCACAAACTCATCGGCATCGGTGTGGGCATCGGGGGCGGGGGTGAGGTCCTCGGCGAGGTAGCCCCAGATCTTCTCGGTGCAGTAGCCCGGCGCGACATAGGCCTCATAGAGCGGAGTCAGCTTCCCTGGTACAAACCCGATCTCCTCCGCCAGCTCACGCCCTGCCGCGAGCGCGGGGTCCTCGCCCGCCTCGATCCCGCCCGCCGGAACCTCCAGCAGGGTCCCCCCGGTCGGCAGACGGAACTGCCGCACCAGGAGCACATTGCCCTCGGCATCGAGCGGGACGACGGCAATCGCGCCGCTGTGCTCGACCACCTCGCGCTTGCCGGGCTTGCCGTTGGGCAAGAGCACGCTGTCTAGGCGCAGGCTCACCACGCGCCCCTCGTAGAGCCGCTGGCTCTCTGTCACTGTCTCTGTTAGGTCCATTTTATGCTTCTTCCTCGATAAAGACCGGGCTTGTCAGCCAGCCTGGAATCGGTAGCGGCTCTCCGCTTCGGTCAAACTCTCCCGCCAGTAGTCGATCCGGCAGCTCTCGCTCCGCCTTCGCCAGCACGTCTTCCAGCGCCGACTCCGGGAGCTCGTCCTCGCCGTCAAAGAGGCTGTACTCCGGTAAAAAGCGCGCCCCAAGGTCATCGACAAGAAACACCGCCCAAGGTAGATCGTCCTCGACACCGCTCGCATCCCAGACAGTCGCGGTGTAGCCCGAGTCCGACTGGTAGGCCAAGCTGCACTCGACATCCTCGATATCCAGCTCGGTTCCATCGGGGAGCAGCCCCAGCCAGTGGAGCGTGTCGGGGAGTGTGTCGGGGGTCTCGATCTCGTTCCAGCTTGCGAGCAGGACATGTTCAAACCAGCGAAAGCGCGCCTCCAGGGCAGCGAACTCAGGGTCATCCGGCGTAAAGAGCATTGACATAGTGTATCACAGACACCCAAAAGCCGCACTCACACGAAAGAACAGCGGGTCTTGCGCCGCGGTTCGTCCCATGCTCGTGACTCTCAGGTGGTTTTTCTCCAGTAGTGCCAGCCCCGGCTCCGGGTCCGCGAGGAGTGGGGTGGCTGAAAGATTCTCGGGAAGTGGCGTGTCGTGGGGCCAGCCGGCCTCGGGGCAGGTTCCAGCGAGGGCGAGTACGGTACGGCTATGGTGCGAGAGCCCTTGGTGGCGCGGACGGGGGTCGGCGGACGAGGCCCGGAGACAGCAGAGCGCCCTGCCCCCCAGTGCGGCGGTCACCGAGAGGGTCCAGGCCTGCTCGATCCCGGAGAAGCCGTAGCGGGTGCCCGTCCCTGCGTTCCCCGGCCCTGGTGCGACAATCACCACATCGGCCTTCTCCACCGATCGCGCCGCCAGCAGCGCCGACGGTAGCGTCACGCACTCACGCTCGCCGCCAAAGGCCTGGCCGCAGGTCAGGGTGACATCGAGCAGCCCCAGCGCCCGGAGCTGCGCCACGAGCTTGGAAAATCCGAGAGGAAGCGCGGCGGAGTCGGTCATGACATAGGCGATTCGCTTACTCGGAGCCGCCGCCTTCACCGCCGCCGCCACCAGCGCGACCTGGCTATGGAGCAAGCAGGCCACCACGGGCAGCCCACTCAGCGTCGTGGTCTCGTCCCAGTCGGCGCTCTGCTCCACCACGGAGACCGCGTGCTGTAGCGGCGTGTAGCGTAGCTTGATAATGTGCTCATCGCCTGTTTCTTGCTCGGAGGGAAGGGACACAGGGATGGGTTCCGTGGACGCCGCGATCACAAAGTCCACGCCGCCCGTGCCCAGCGCAAGCCCCGTCGCGGTTGTATTGAGGAGCACCCAGTCACCCACCGCCAGCGGGCCAGTCAGCGACGGGTAGGCCACGATGGCACGCTCTGGCGCTTCACTGTCGATCCGAGCGCGCCCCCACAGAGCCGTGGCTGTCACCCGCTCGATGGTCGTGACGCGCGCGAGACGCCGGTCTAGACGTGGCATCTAGCGGAGCGCGGACTGCTCGCCCAGGCGGGGAGCGAGGTCGCTGCCCAAGACAACCGTGATATCGGGAACATTCTCACTCAGGCTTCCACTCCGGTCCGGCCCCAGGTCCTTCTTTACCGTCCCCCCCCCGAGGAGCTTGGCGATCATCTCCGCACGGGGCTTGTTGACCGCCCGTGTGAACTGGATAGTCGTGGCCGTGGCCTGTGTCTTGGGGCCATCGGTGACATAGTCGGCATCGAAGTTCCCCTCGGCGCGTAGCAGCTCCGCCGCCCGGCGCGCCGCCCCCGAGATATCGGTTGCGTTCTGAACCGCGACCGTGGTCACCCGGTTGGCCGCCTTTTCGTCCCCGTAGACCAGCCACTGGACAAGCGCCTCGGTCTTGCGGCGGTCCGGGATGAAGAAGAAGGGCTTGTGCTTCTCAAACGCCCCTGCCAGCGTTCCTGAGGCCACTTGATCCGGCTGGGTGTTCCGGTAGAGCGAGGCGATCGCAAAGATCTGCGGGCGCTCCAGGTTGGTGTCAAACTGCTTCAGCGCCGTGTCCACGAGCGTGTCGGCGTGCAGGATCTGGCGCTTCCCCGACGCGATCATCGCGCGGATCATGTTCTGCTGGCGCACCATCCGGCGCGTGTCGCCATTTTCCTGGCACTGGTTGAGCGCGGAGATCTCCGCCGGGGACTTGCGCTTGAAGAGAGGCACACCCCGGCTATCCTTACCAACAAAGACAGCGGAGCCATCGGCGTTGCGGACATACGGGTCGATCTCACGATAGCGGCAGTAGCCAATGGCCTCATCGGCGGTGGCGATATGCACCGGCCCCTTGGGAAGCTTGACATGGAGCCCCGCCTTGAAGTCGTTGTACTCAATGGCGTCGATCGTCTCCACATCGACTCCGCCCAGCTCCTTGACCAGGTTCCCCACGGCATCGGGCTTCACGGCGATGTAGTAGTCGGGCTTGATTCCCGTGATATCCTCGACCGCCTCACAGAGAAGCGCGGGGCCGCCGCGTCCTGGGTAGGTATCGTTGCTCAGGGTGGCGTTGATCTTGCCTGTGTTGCCCGCGACTCGCACCCGGGTGTCACGAGGAATGGAGAGCGCGGAGACATGGCGGGTCTTGAAGTCCAGCGAGAGCAGCATGATGGAGTCAGCACGGCTCGACTTCCCCGTGTAGCGCTGGTAGTTCTTGTCGTAGGAGTAGTCCTTGCCAATGAGCAGGACCGTGATCTGGTCTTTCTTGGGGAAGAACTTCGCGGGGTTGTTGTAGAGATCTAAGATATCACGGACACTGCTGCCCGGAAGTAGCTTTGGGAACATCTTGCCCGCCCAGATGCCTCCTGCCACAACGGCGGCAAGAGCCCCCAGCCCGAGGAGCTTCCCCAAGGGGTTGCCGCGCTTCCGTCGGCGGCCCGTGCGCCGCCCCA from Armatimonas rosea includes the following:
- a CDS encoding NUDIX hydrolase, whose amino-acid sequence is MDLTETVTESQRLYEGRVVSLRLDSVLLPNGKPGKREVVEHSGAIAVVPLDAEGNVLLVRQFRLPTGGTLLEVPAGGIEAGEDPALAAGRELAEEIGFVPGKLTPLYEAYVAPGYCTEKIWGYLAEDLTPAPDAHTDADEFVETVPLPLDDALAAISDGRILDMKSVACLTMAARVLAQRGIARM
- a CDS encoding DUF3866 family protein — encoded protein: MPRLDRRLARVTTIERVTATALWGRARIDSEAPERAIVAYPSLTGPLAVGDWVLLNTTATGLALGTGGVDFVIAASTEPIPVSLPSEQETGDEHIIKLRYTPLQHAVSVVEQSADWDETTTLSGLPVVACLLHSQVALVAAAVKAAAPSKRIAYVMTDSAALPLGFSKLVAQLRALGLLDVTLTCGQAFGGERECVTLPSALLAARSVEKADVVIVAPGPGNAGTGTRYGFSGIEQAWTLSVTAALGGRALCCLRASSADPRPRHQGLSHHSRTVLALAGTCPEAGWPHDTPLPENLSATPLLADPEPGLALLEKNHLRVTSMGRTAAQDPLFFRVSAAFGCL
- a CDS encoding LCP family protein gives rise to the protein MNGRSKVNGKTPPPPQHRRASAPAPLPPVGRRTGRRRKRGNPLGKLLGLGALAAVVAGGIWAGKMFPKLLPGSSVRDILDLYNNPAKFFPKKDQITVLLIGKDYSYDKNYQRYTGKSSRADSIMLLSLDFKTRHVSALSIPRDTRVRVAGNTGKINATLSNDTYPGRGGPALLCEAVEDITGIKPDYYIAVKPDAVGNLVKELGGVDVETIDAIEYNDFKAGLHVKLPKGPVHIATADEAIGYCRYREIDPYVRNADGSAVFVGKDSRGVPLFKRKSPAEISALNQCQENGDTRRMVRQQNMIRAMIASGKRQILHADTLVDTALKQFDTNLERPQIFAIASLYRNTQPDQVASGTLAGAFEKHKPFFFIPDRRKTEALVQWLVYGDEKAANRVTTVAVQNATDISGAARRAAELLRAEGNFDADYVTDGPKTQATATTIQFTRAVNKPRAEMIAKLLGGGTVKKDLGPDRSGSLSENVPDITVVLGSDLAPRLGEQSALR